A single region of the Magnetococcales bacterium genome encodes:
- the rsxA gene encoding electron transport complex subunit RsxA: MTDYLLIIIGAIFVNNFVLAKFLGICPFLGVSNKVETAIGMTFAVTFVMTVASGISWMVQYYLLNPLGLGYLQTIFFILVIAGLVQFTEMVIRKTSPVLYASLGIYLPLITTNCAVLGVAILNINLEYNFLKASLYGMSAALGFGLILTLFAGMRERIAFADVPEIFKGSPISLVNAGLMSLAFMGFSGLVK, translated from the coding sequence ATGACCGACTATCTCCTGATCATCATCGGCGCCATTTTCGTCAACAACTTCGTCCTGGCCAAGTTTCTGGGAATCTGCCCCTTCCTGGGCGTCTCCAACAAGGTCGAAACCGCCATCGGCATGACCTTCGCGGTCACCTTCGTGATGACGGTGGCCTCGGGCATCTCCTGGATGGTGCAGTACTATCTGCTCAATCCCCTGGGCCTGGGTTATCTGCAGACCATCTTCTTCATTCTGGTCATCGCCGGCCTGGTGCAGTTCACCGAAATGGTCATACGCAAAACCTCGCCGGTGCTTTACGCCTCCCTCGGCATCTATCTGCCGCTGATCACCACCAACTGCGCCGTGCTGGGGGTGGCGATCCTGAACATCAACCTGGAATACAACTTCCTCAAGGCCTCCCTCTACGGCATGAGCGCCGCCCTGGGCTTCGGCCTTATCCTGACGCTGTTTGCCGGCATGCGGGAACGCATCGCCTTCGCCGACGTTCCGGAGATCTTCAAGGGCTCTCCCATCTCCCTGGTGAACGCCGGCCTGATGTCCCTGGCCTTCATGGGCTTTTCCGGACTGGTGAAGTAA
- the rsxB gene encoding electron transport complex subunit RsxB — MIEALISMGGLALISGVGLGLAAQKFHVEGNPIVEKLASALPGTNCGNCGFPGCHAYAEAMVNTSAKISLCLPGGQLAMEDLATILGVEPVTMEDQGGPKVAFIREADCIGCTACIKACPVDAIVGANKQSHTVIAAVCTNCSACVEPCPVDCIEMVPVKKTVYDWVWEKPAGPTASLH; from the coding sequence ATGATCGAAGCCTTGATCAGCATGGGTGGACTGGCCCTGATCTCGGGGGTCGGATTGGGATTGGCCGCTCAGAAGTTCCATGTGGAAGGCAACCCCATCGTGGAAAAACTGGCCAGCGCCCTGCCGGGCACCAACTGCGGCAACTGCGGCTTCCCGGGATGTCACGCCTACGCCGAAGCCATGGTCAACACCTCGGCCAAAATCTCCCTCTGCCTGCCGGGCGGCCAGTTGGCCATGGAGGATCTGGCCACCATTCTCGGGGTGGAACCGGTGACCATGGAAGACCAGGGTGGACCGAAAGTGGCCTTCATCCGGGAAGCGGACTGCATCGGCTGCACCGCCTGCATCAAAGCCTGCCCGGTGGATGCCATCGTCGGAGCCAACAAGCAGTCCCATACCGTGATCGCCGCCGTCTGCACCAACTGCTCCGCCTGCGTGGAACCCTGCCCGGTGGACTGCATCGAAATGGTGCCGGTAAAAAAGACCGTCTACGACTGGGTCTGGGAAAAACCCGCCGGCCCGACCGCATCCCTGCACTGA